The genome window CGCATTCAACCTGGAGTGGGAAACCCTCGGCAACGAGGGCGCCGTGGAGACCATCGTCACCCAGCGCGCGCGCGTGTTCGGCGGCTGGCTGGTGCGCGCCGGCAGCGGCGCCAACGCGCCGCTGGCGTTCGTGCCGGATCCGGAAGGCCGTTGGGACGGCGAGGACTTCGGCGAGGACGATTACGAGTACGAGGAAGACGAAGAGGAAGAGGAAGAAGAGGACGAGGACGAGGACGAGGAAGA of Xanthomonas sacchari contains these proteins:
- a CDS encoding DNA primase codes for the protein MSETAFNLEWETLGNEGAVETIVTQRARVFGGWLVRAGSGANAPLAFVPDPEGRWDGEDFGEDDYEYEEDEEEEEEEDEDEDEEEGDDEDDGADAAHPVR